One window of the Rhodococcus sovatensis genome contains the following:
- a CDS encoding cupin domain-containing protein, translated as MSSTNTPHHEQPSLGNPDLPPEGAINTTGHPLSTQMTGPRNPAIDSQFPNQMDPPATDISTQPFFWSSFNISSRRIQAGGWARELTKQDFAISDEIAGVNMYLEPGGIRELHWHQTAEWAVMTRGRCRVTTLGRNGLPSVEDVEEGDLWFFPAGTPHSLQGLGPDGAEFVLAFDNGDQSESNTLLLTDWFAHTPPEVLAKNFGVAQEVFTDIPLHNLWIFPGEEPGPLADDQAAAGVQWGQEPVIFRLSRSTPLIENSGGSIQIADSTNFPMSTTVAAALVTIEPGSMRELHWHPNGDEWQYYLRGSARMTVFNNGPHANTTDFRPGDVGVVRKNYGHYVENTGDDVLQFLEVFKTDRYEEVSLANWLSHIPPSLVAQHLNIDEATLATFPRVTQGITPLR; from the coding sequence ATGTCATCGACGAATACACCCCATCACGAACAGCCCTCGCTCGGCAATCCCGACCTCCCTCCCGAAGGGGCGATCAACACCACCGGACATCCGCTCAGCACGCAGATGACCGGCCCACGCAACCCCGCCATCGACAGTCAGTTTCCGAACCAGATGGACCCGCCCGCCACAGATATCAGTACTCAACCGTTCTTTTGGTCCTCGTTCAACATCTCTTCGCGCCGCATTCAGGCCGGCGGCTGGGCTCGTGAGCTGACCAAGCAGGATTTCGCGATCTCCGACGAGATTGCAGGGGTGAACATGTACCTCGAACCGGGGGGCATCCGAGAACTGCACTGGCATCAAACCGCCGAATGGGCAGTGATGACCCGCGGTAGGTGCCGCGTCACCACACTCGGACGCAACGGTCTCCCCAGCGTCGAAGACGTCGAAGAAGGCGACCTGTGGTTCTTCCCCGCCGGCACCCCGCATTCGCTGCAAGGCCTGGGGCCAGACGGAGCCGAGTTCGTGCTCGCGTTCGACAACGGTGATCAGTCCGAGAGCAACACCTTGTTATTGACCGATTGGTTCGCTCACACACCTCCAGAGGTCTTGGCCAAGAACTTCGGCGTCGCACAGGAAGTGTTCACAGATATCCCGCTGCACAACCTGTGGATATTCCCAGGCGAAGAACCAGGGCCGCTCGCTGACGATCAAGCAGCCGCCGGAGTCCAGTGGGGACAAGAGCCGGTGATCTTCCGTCTCTCGCGATCGACGCCACTGATCGAAAACAGCGGCGGGAGCATCCAAATCGCCGACAGCACAAATTTCCCTATGTCCACCACCGTCGCCGCCGCATTGGTGACCATCGAGCCAGGTTCCATGCGGGAGCTGCATTGGCACCCCAACGGCGACGAATGGCAGTACTACCTCAGAGGATCAGCCCGGATGACCGTCTTCAACAACGGACCTCACGCCAACACCACTGACTTCCGTCCGGGTGACGTCGGCGTGGTCCGAAAGAACTACGGACACTATGTCGAGAACACCGGTGACGACGTGCTGCAGTTTCTCGAGGTGTTCAAAACTGATCGGTACGAAGAGGTATCGCTTGCGAATTGGCTCAGCCACATTCCACCGTCACTGGTTGCCCAACACCTCAACATTGACGAAGCCACCCTCGCAACTTTCCCGCGCGTAACACAGGGAATTACCCCACTGCGATGA
- a CDS encoding lipocalin-like domain-containing protein — MIDRDRLIGAWKLVSAIEVYSDGERRPQFGPDAAGYLSYSPNGIVTAVLGSTNRPGNEVTEPQSSTDADLAGMARQFIAYAGPFTIVDNTDTVIHHLEVSMFTGWQGTGQARTVRIDGDTLRIAASPRTAPDGRPFHTELSWTRT; from the coding sequence ATGATCGACAGGGACCGATTGATCGGTGCATGGAAACTGGTCAGCGCTATCGAGGTCTATTCCGATGGAGAACGCCGGCCCCAGTTCGGACCCGACGCCGCAGGCTACCTGTCTTACAGCCCCAACGGAATAGTCACCGCCGTCCTCGGTAGTACGAACCGGCCAGGCAACGAAGTAACCGAACCCCAAAGCTCAACAGACGCCGACTTGGCCGGTATGGCACGCCAATTCATCGCCTACGCAGGACCGTTCACGATTGTCGATAACACCGACACTGTCATCCACCACCTCGAGGTCTCCATGTTCACAGGATGGCAAGGCACCGGACAAGCGAGAACCGTACGCATCGACGGCGATACCCTCCGCATCGCCGCATCACCCCGGACTGCACCGGACGGGCGACCATTCCACACCGAATTGAGCTGGACACGAACGTAG
- a CDS encoding NAD(P)H-quinone oxidoreductase, translating into MTSAVLFDRPGAPHVLRFVPVDRITPGPDEVLIQVQAAGVNNADLLERRGLYPVPPGAPRGLGLECAGTISAIGRDVTDWKIGDEVCALLTGGGYAEEVAVPAVQVMPKPRGVTMAEAASFPEVACTVYSNLAMIAGLTAGETVLIHGAGGGIGSFAIQWARAIGAHVITTAGSTAKTDAARELGVLEAINYRTEDFVSRTLAATDGRGVDAILDVVGAKYLQRNLKCLAPDGHLIMIGGSMNPTTIDLWELLARRASISATMLRGRPTAQKQAIVAGVTREVLPLIETGLIRPTIDSIFPLSQANRAHELLETGRTIGKVVLERDTHRPR; encoded by the coding sequence ATGACTTCAGCTGTTCTGTTCGACCGCCCAGGTGCCCCACACGTCCTTCGGTTCGTCCCGGTAGACCGCATCACCCCCGGTCCCGACGAAGTTCTCATCCAGGTGCAAGCCGCGGGTGTCAATAATGCCGACCTGCTCGAACGACGTGGCCTCTACCCGGTTCCGCCTGGTGCACCGCGCGGTCTCGGACTCGAGTGCGCAGGAACGATCTCCGCGATCGGCCGTGACGTCACCGATTGGAAAATCGGCGACGAAGTCTGCGCTCTGCTGACCGGGGGCGGCTACGCCGAAGAAGTCGCAGTACCCGCAGTGCAGGTCATGCCGAAACCCAGGGGCGTGACGATGGCCGAAGCCGCATCGTTCCCGGAAGTCGCCTGCACGGTCTATTCCAACCTCGCGATGATCGCCGGACTTACCGCAGGTGAGACCGTGCTGATTCACGGCGCAGGCGGTGGAATCGGATCTTTCGCCATACAGTGGGCGCGCGCGATCGGCGCGCACGTCATCACCACCGCCGGCAGCACCGCAAAAACAGATGCGGCTCGTGAACTCGGGGTGCTCGAAGCGATCAACTACCGAACCGAGGACTTCGTCTCGAGAACCCTCGCCGCCACAGACGGGCGAGGGGTCGACGCAATCCTCGACGTCGTAGGCGCGAAATACCTACAACGAAACCTCAAATGCCTGGCGCCGGATGGTCACCTAATCATGATCGGCGGTTCGATGAACCCGACCACCATCGATCTGTGGGAACTTCTGGCTCGACGCGCCAGTATTTCGGCGACCATGCTGCGCGGGCGCCCCACAGCGCAGAAGCAGGCCATCGTTGCCGGCGTCACCCGGGAGGTGCTGCCCCTGATCGAGACCGGACTGATACGACCCACCATCGACAGCATATTTCCCCTCAGTCAAGCCAACCGCGCACATGAACTCCTCGAAACCGGCCGGACCATAGGCAAGGTCGTCCTCGAACGAGACACACATCGGCCGCGGTAA
- a CDS encoding ISL3 family transposase, with translation MRVSTAFNRLLQIPGASVSDVSITDSSVEVVLRRRARRSKCPCGYTTAASYDQAPRRWRHLDFGRHKVWLVYSIHRIECPTCGVRTEDVPWARPRARHTRDFEDTVLWLVTRTDRTSVSTLMRCAWRTVTSIVTRAVDALIDSRRLDRLYRIGVDEICYRHPHKYLTIVGDHDTGKVVYIAEGRGRESFSEFFEQQSARERGAVQVVSMDGSPAFRAAAEHHVPRARQCMDPFHVMQWVNRALDRVFSDAASVRRTLTMQAPQWRKARTALRLGKNRLTKTHKSLLRTVINADTEVGTAWRLKEQFRDLYRKVAPSNAVRYLRRWIEEARSCGIIAFVQLARMIEKKAEAICAAIELGISNALIEGINSKIRLINARGYGHHSAESLKAMIYLNLGGIEVKLPTQT, from the coding sequence GTGCGCGTCAGTACTGCATTTAACCGTCTGCTTCAGATTCCCGGTGCATCGGTATCGGATGTGTCGATCACAGATAGCTCCGTCGAGGTCGTGTTGCGGCGTCGTGCGCGGCGGTCGAAGTGTCCGTGCGGGTACACCACTGCCGCATCGTACGACCAGGCGCCCAGACGGTGGCGGCATCTCGATTTCGGTCGCCACAAGGTGTGGCTGGTCTACTCGATCCACCGAATAGAGTGCCCGACCTGCGGCGTTCGAACCGAGGACGTGCCGTGGGCAAGGCCGAGAGCACGACACACGCGGGACTTCGAAGACACAGTGCTGTGGCTGGTGACGCGTACCGATCGCACCTCGGTCTCGACGTTGATGCGCTGTGCGTGGCGTACGGTCACCTCCATCGTCACGCGGGCGGTCGATGCGTTGATCGATTCGCGTCGGCTCGACAGGCTGTATCGGATCGGTGTCGACGAAATCTGCTATCGGCATCCGCACAAGTACCTCACCATCGTCGGCGATCACGACACCGGCAAGGTCGTGTACATCGCCGAGGGCCGAGGGCGTGAGTCGTTTTCGGAATTTTTCGAGCAACAGTCCGCCCGGGAACGAGGCGCGGTGCAGGTGGTGTCGATGGACGGGTCTCCGGCTTTCCGGGCCGCCGCCGAACATCACGTCCCGCGCGCCCGCCAATGCATGGATCCCTTTCATGTCATGCAGTGGGTCAACCGTGCTCTGGACCGAGTGTTCTCCGATGCGGCGTCGGTTCGTCGTACGTTGACGATGCAGGCGCCCCAATGGCGCAAGGCTCGAACAGCGTTGCGGCTGGGTAAGAATCGGCTGACCAAGACTCACAAGTCGCTGCTGCGAACGGTCATCAATGCCGACACCGAAGTCGGGACTGCGTGGCGTTTGAAGGAACAGTTCCGCGATCTCTACCGCAAGGTCGCGCCCTCCAATGCCGTGCGTTACTTGCGGCGTTGGATCGAGGAAGCGCGGTCCTGCGGGATCATCGCGTTCGTACAACTGGCCCGCATGATCGAGAAGAAAGCGGAGGCGATCTGTGCGGCAATCGAGCTAGGGATCTCGAATGCTCTCATCGAGGGAATCAACTCGAAGATCAGGCTGATCAACGCCCGTGGTTACGGTCATCATTCCGCTGAATCACTCAAGGCGATGATCTACCTGAACCTCGGTGGAATCGAGGTCAAACTCCCCACACAAACGTAA
- a CDS encoding NAD(P)/FAD-dependent oxidoreductase: MTDAALPIVELPDGTRLHSPSVADIANRLGWVKQPKLREYDVCVYGAGPAGLSAAVYAASEGLSVVVLEREAIGGQAGYSSLIENYLGFPGGISGRELAERARQQAVAFGAELLLMRDGLQAQFTGNRIRTTLNDGTTLVARSNICATGVEWRRLGLAREDEFIGRGLFYGAGTSEAPTCEDLEVFVVGGGNSAGQAVMNLSAYAKHVTMLVRGPSLSATLSAYLERRVTQQPNVTIRTCSRVTALDGTDSLTSIRIDDARTGTVDSVETERVWRS; this comes from the coding sequence ATGACAGATGCCGCTCTGCCGATCGTCGAACTTCCCGATGGAACGCGCCTGCACTCCCCTAGCGTTGCCGATATCGCAAACCGGCTGGGATGGGTGAAGCAGCCGAAACTACGCGAATACGACGTCTGCGTCTACGGGGCAGGCCCTGCGGGACTCTCGGCTGCGGTGTACGCGGCATCGGAGGGCCTGAGCGTTGTCGTGCTCGAACGAGAAGCGATAGGAGGCCAAGCCGGCTACAGCAGCCTGATCGAGAACTACCTGGGGTTTCCGGGTGGAATCTCCGGTCGAGAATTGGCCGAGCGCGCCCGTCAGCAAGCCGTGGCGTTCGGCGCGGAACTGCTGCTGATGCGCGACGGGCTACAGGCTCAGTTCACCGGCAACCGCATACGCACCACTCTCAACGACGGAACCACGCTGGTAGCGCGGTCGAATATCTGCGCAACAGGGGTCGAATGGAGGCGTCTGGGTCTAGCTCGTGAAGACGAGTTCATTGGACGCGGCCTGTTCTACGGTGCAGGGACCAGCGAGGCACCCACGTGCGAGGACCTGGAAGTGTTCGTCGTCGGTGGGGGGAATTCCGCCGGCCAAGCGGTCATGAACCTCTCGGCCTACGCCAAGCACGTCACCATGCTGGTCCGCGGACCGAGCCTGTCCGCGACGTTGTCGGCCTACCTCGAACGAAGGGTCACTCAACAGCCCAACGTCACCATTCGCACCTGCAGCAGAGTGACCGCGCTCGACGGCACCGACAGTCTCACCTCCATTCGAATCGACGACGCCCGAACCGGAACGGTCGACTCGGTCGAGACCGAACGCGTGTGGCGCTCCTGA
- a CDS encoding AAA family ATPase yields MINRAAGVSGEELVDPDDEHRARWARLSSGTTSGRFRLPIRGRARETAAIGRGIDETLSGKRSVTLVVGDPGIGKTRLLQHALETADSRGLPTMVVAPEIDSHLTPLGAMIDAGTCAGLLSAGELATILRGAAPQYGLTRLIADALEVASSASASVVVVDDLQWLDVGSLGAITALIRDLQSVPVYWLLATRTGVYSAAHQRFLTHIVSLTHPLELTPLSSTAVGSITQDALGGSAGPGLQHAVERAGGFPLLVLEMLGGLEEEGLLAPTGGAIDIAGDTVPARFGTSARERLTHVSPEALRIMQVASLYGREFSINGVLEVLGHTAIAAAPAIQELLNLEFIVDTGTALAFRHDTIQAAAADSLAPSLRRAMGREVLHKRLRSGEGVSALAAMIASVADAGDDDSIKLLFDAANALAATDMQGAADLVIIGGRLAAGRAVHAERIAALLPFVLAAGRPDDATHIINSLLPVLSPDSRARVGLAVARQLTESDFNGAIDETTAALNIPGVSDETTVKLLAVRALNYANKADAVGLRQSLAQARAVADDDRDGYALATIDATESVLLFNQGQFHAADRLQRQALDRVIRTGNPALWLPEGLWLAFMRNSLGYSWEALRIIEAGLVEANVASNVTAEAYWMMVRARTLFDLGRLDDARTQAETVLDLAADLGLGDFTNATAGIVLHRVALYTGDNELLDTARPLVEQLADGVGLTRTGRWSLVIEAVVAGDLATAYDRSALAVESLTDPIPSMNSPADFADDITLAYVCRELGKSSTLDVIVDIAADRADRNPGNDLVRAVATATNGIRERSSAELMRAVAQLQPVSRPLVQAQLLETASWYGHEGQGMTEALIRALGIYEELGAVRAASRVLQTLRHQGVRTRFKSKLDDRSGLTAREHQVAGRIAAGLTTKQIALDLALSHHTVVTHIRHIYEKWGTNTRREVAERFRALAD; encoded by the coding sequence ATGATCAACAGGGCAGCGGGGGTCAGCGGGGAAGAACTTGTCGACCCGGATGACGAGCACCGAGCTCGTTGGGCACGCCTGTCGTCTGGCACGACGTCTGGACGCTTTCGCTTGCCCATTCGCGGTCGCGCGCGCGAAACGGCCGCAATCGGTCGGGGCATCGACGAGACGCTATCGGGAAAGCGTTCGGTGACGTTGGTGGTCGGTGATCCGGGGATCGGTAAGACCCGCCTGCTGCAGCACGCACTCGAGACTGCGGACTCGCGCGGCCTTCCGACAATGGTAGTCGCGCCGGAGATCGATTCTCATCTGACGCCACTCGGAGCGATGATCGATGCCGGTACGTGTGCAGGGTTACTCTCTGCCGGAGAGCTGGCCACGATTTTACGTGGTGCCGCCCCCCAGTATGGTCTGACCAGACTGATTGCTGATGCCCTCGAAGTCGCGTCCAGCGCCTCCGCGTCCGTGGTTGTTGTCGATGACTTGCAATGGCTCGACGTGGGATCGCTGGGTGCCATCACCGCGCTGATTCGCGACCTTCAGAGCGTTCCCGTGTACTGGCTTTTGGCCACGCGCACGGGCGTATACAGCGCTGCCCACCAACGTTTCCTGACTCACATCGTCTCGTTGACGCACCCGCTCGAGCTCACGCCCCTGAGCAGCACTGCGGTGGGATCGATCACCCAGGATGCACTCGGCGGTTCAGCAGGTCCTGGACTGCAGCATGCGGTGGAAAGAGCTGGCGGTTTTCCGCTGCTAGTCCTCGAGATGCTCGGGGGGCTCGAAGAAGAAGGATTGCTGGCACCCACGGGCGGGGCGATCGACATCGCCGGCGACACAGTTCCCGCGCGGTTCGGTACCTCGGCTCGTGAGCGGCTCACCCACGTCAGTCCCGAAGCGCTTCGTATTATGCAGGTCGCCAGTCTCTACGGGCGCGAGTTCTCGATCAACGGAGTACTCGAGGTGTTGGGCCACACTGCGATAGCCGCGGCACCGGCGATCCAGGAGCTGCTCAATCTCGAATTCATCGTCGACACGGGCACGGCGCTTGCGTTCCGTCACGACACCATTCAGGCCGCCGCCGCCGACAGCCTTGCGCCGAGTTTGCGCAGGGCCATGGGCCGAGAAGTACTGCACAAACGTCTACGCTCCGGTGAGGGCGTAAGTGCTCTCGCTGCCATGATTGCCTCGGTCGCCGATGCAGGCGACGATGATTCCATCAAGTTGCTCTTCGACGCCGCCAATGCGCTGGCTGCCACGGACATGCAGGGTGCAGCAGATCTGGTCATCATCGGTGGACGGCTAGCGGCGGGGCGGGCGGTGCACGCCGAACGCATAGCCGCACTACTTCCGTTCGTCCTCGCCGCCGGTCGACCGGACGACGCCACGCACATCATCAATTCACTGCTGCCAGTTCTGAGTCCCGACTCGCGCGCCCGGGTCGGCTTAGCAGTGGCTCGGCAACTCACCGAGTCGGATTTCAACGGTGCCATCGACGAAACGACTGCAGCACTGAATATTCCAGGAGTGTCGGACGAGACGACAGTGAAGCTTCTTGCCGTGCGTGCGCTGAATTATGCGAACAAAGCGGACGCCGTGGGGCTACGGCAAAGCCTTGCACAGGCGCGGGCCGTCGCAGACGATGATCGAGACGGATATGCCCTCGCCACTATAGATGCCACCGAATCGGTCCTGTTGTTCAATCAGGGTCAGTTTCACGCCGCTGATCGGCTGCAACGTCAGGCTCTCGACCGAGTGATCAGGACGGGAAATCCTGCACTGTGGCTGCCCGAGGGTTTGTGGTTGGCGTTCATGCGCAACAGCCTGGGTTACAGCTGGGAGGCGCTCAGAATCATCGAAGCGGGATTGGTAGAGGCGAACGTCGCGAGCAATGTCACCGCCGAGGCCTATTGGATGATGGTGCGCGCACGAACGCTGTTCGATCTCGGCCGACTCGACGACGCACGCACGCAAGCCGAAACTGTACTCGACTTAGCAGCGGACCTCGGTCTCGGCGACTTCACCAACGCCACTGCGGGCATTGTGCTTCATAGAGTCGCGCTGTACACAGGGGACAACGAACTACTCGACACCGCGCGACCACTCGTCGAGCAACTCGCGGACGGTGTGGGCCTGACCAGAACAGGCCGATGGAGTCTCGTCATCGAAGCGGTCGTTGCCGGCGACCTGGCAACTGCGTACGACCGTTCTGCACTAGCGGTCGAGTCATTGACGGATCCGATTCCGTCGATGAACTCGCCAGCGGACTTCGCCGACGACATCACGCTGGCATATGTGTGCCGCGAGTTGGGGAAATCGTCGACCCTCGACGTGATCGTCGACATCGCCGCCGATCGTGCCGACCGGAACCCGGGAAACGACCTTGTGCGCGCAGTCGCAACCGCCACGAACGGTATACGTGAGCGATCCTCTGCCGAGTTGATGCGGGCAGTCGCGCAGTTGCAGCCCGTGAGTCGCCCGTTGGTTCAAGCTCAGCTGTTGGAGACGGCATCGTGGTACGGGCACGAAGGACAGGGGATGACAGAGGCGTTGATCCGGGCACTCGGCATCTACGAAGAGCTCGGTGCCGTGCGCGCCGCGAGCAGGGTGCTTCAAACGCTACGACACCAGGGCGTACGAACCCGCTTCAAGTCGAAACTTGACGACAGGAGCGGTCTGACGGCGCGCGAGCACCAGGTTGCAGGCCGAATTGCGGCGGGGCTGACCACCAAACAAATAGCTCTGGACTTGGCGTTGTCACACCACACCGTGGTCACCCACATTCGGCACATTTACGAAAAGTGGGGAACGAACACCCGGCGAGAGGTAGCGGAGCGCTTTCGGGCGCTGGCGGACTGA
- a CDS encoding zinc transporter permease, which produces MTTNNTCAPHHTAAEHAHGPGCGHDAVPHGDHVDYIHGSCRHAPHGDHYDEH; this is translated from the coding sequence ATGACCACGAACAACACGTGTGCACCCCATCACACCGCCGCAGAGCACGCCCACGGTCCAGGTTGTGGACACGACGCCGTCCCCCACGGCGATCACGTGGACTACATCCACGGCTCTTGCCGGCACGCCCCGCACGGAGACCACTACGACGAACACTGA
- a CDS encoding LuxR family transcriptional regulator produces the protein MQPWEPDDRTLIGRDSLLEEARLCLSDVPGHRRILLISGGRGIGKSVLVNAIGQRARSQQHEVHAVQCGGATGSAETVVLAIDVACRSGLHGDGSPVGKPPLLLIDDLHHLEPAVREGIASTIKAAAHTHDLRCIATTTDDATPSAWREFSLQTLHPLNDREIGALLRLRGLHAPATHSNDIYIRAEGNPLAAIELSRAPSDRVDFDLSPRPVMTGPLKDAGRELLASLDRAGRTTALREVLARNVLGAIQENELPVGTGHHCHLPGQVDVTARLLVHAEATPEELHAGHRELADDPSLPHHLRLLHLSLASEKPDDDLADRLEFLAEDLVAALRYRSAVLVLCRAAALATAGSRTSMLLARAASIAAFAGHVALAHAIVQRERSCTLRPDTASTAATTAFLQFVAEDDVRSVLADVLRTVEALASPTSHPDSLNQLLASAFAYAVTDGDVDAIERVVELAETHHRALDPVNTLISRTLSPAGSTGHICALDDRALRGAVLASLRGGEPWKPVLLHLALPFLSWHPGDYRWLNERFDLRTRLCPTLVDIALLKDQASATARGRYRYAVEQAGRRTREGMPSFFGRHRDTLSALTASLRGDLAAVAGSADSAARMSAEVHDAVITIDLISRNRHEAAFERVRHSESSVAVWLRDPYGPLRMIDFVECCVRLGRPGDGRTYLDRVHRSRPDFWSTRHAALMTAAEAILAENCNDAMFELALGDIRKSGWSFDLPRVTLAYGEWLRRNHRILDSRRHLVQAVALFDGLGAVHWVRRAEEELRAAGSTQRDSATGFPFAELTGQEHRIASMAASGLTNKEIGRELYLSARTVSGHLYRVFPKLQITKRSALRDALVRYDEERAPRTTAMAG, from the coding sequence ATGCAGCCATGGGAGCCCGACGATCGCACACTGATCGGGCGCGACTCGCTACTCGAAGAGGCCCGCCTGTGCCTCTCGGACGTACCCGGTCACCGCCGAATACTCCTCATTTCCGGCGGCCGAGGAATAGGTAAGTCCGTACTGGTCAACGCAATTGGACAACGCGCGCGGAGCCAACAACACGAGGTGCACGCAGTGCAATGCGGCGGCGCGACTGGCAGCGCCGAGACGGTCGTTCTCGCGATCGACGTCGCATGCAGGTCAGGACTGCACGGCGACGGATCGCCTGTCGGCAAACCGCCGCTGCTCTTGATCGACGATCTTCACCATCTCGAGCCTGCTGTGCGCGAGGGGATCGCTTCGACCATCAAGGCCGCTGCACACACCCATGACCTGCGATGTATTGCCACCACCACCGACGACGCGACACCATCAGCATGGCGCGAATTCTCGCTGCAGACCCTCCACCCGCTGAACGACCGCGAGATCGGCGCGCTGCTACGCCTGCGAGGACTTCACGCACCAGCGACGCACTCGAACGACATCTACATCCGCGCCGAAGGTAACCCCTTGGCCGCCATAGAACTCTCACGCGCGCCATCGGACCGAGTCGACTTCGATCTGAGTCCGAGGCCCGTTATGACGGGTCCGTTGAAGGACGCCGGAAGAGAGCTACTCGCCTCCCTCGATCGCGCCGGACGCACTACTGCGCTCCGCGAAGTTCTCGCGCGCAATGTACTCGGCGCTATACAAGAAAATGAACTCCCCGTCGGCACCGGCCATCACTGCCATCTGCCCGGGCAGGTGGATGTCACCGCACGCCTGCTCGTCCACGCCGAGGCCACCCCCGAGGAACTGCATGCCGGCCACCGCGAACTCGCCGACGATCCATCTCTTCCCCACCACCTCAGACTGCTGCACCTGTCCCTGGCATCGGAAAAGCCCGACGACGACCTGGCGGATCGTCTGGAATTCCTCGCCGAGGATCTTGTGGCCGCATTACGTTATCGGTCCGCGGTCCTGGTGCTGTGTCGAGCCGCAGCGCTGGCCACCGCGGGCAGTCGCACATCGATGCTGCTCGCACGGGCCGCGTCGATAGCTGCCTTCGCAGGACATGTCGCCCTTGCACACGCGATCGTCCAGCGTGAACGGAGCTGTACTCTACGACCCGATACTGCAAGCACGGCCGCCACGACTGCCTTCCTGCAGTTCGTCGCCGAAGATGACGTTCGATCGGTGCTGGCCGACGTCCTGAGAACGGTCGAAGCGTTGGCGTCGCCAACGTCGCATCCAGACTCTCTCAATCAGCTCCTCGCCTCGGCGTTTGCTTACGCCGTCACTGACGGAGACGTCGACGCGATCGAGCGTGTCGTGGAGCTGGCCGAGACCCACCACCGCGCGTTGGACCCGGTCAACACGCTGATCAGCCGAACGCTGTCACCGGCAGGCTCGACAGGGCACATATGTGCTCTTGACGACCGTGCGCTAAGGGGCGCGGTACTCGCGTCGCTCCGCGGCGGTGAACCGTGGAAACCAGTGCTCTTGCACCTCGCACTGCCTTTCTTGTCCTGGCATCCTGGGGATTATCGGTGGCTGAACGAACGGTTCGACCTCCGAACGAGGCTGTGTCCCACACTCGTCGACATCGCATTGCTGAAAGACCAGGCTTCCGCAACCGCCCGAGGACGCTACCGATATGCAGTCGAACAGGCCGGTCGGCGGACCAGGGAAGGCATGCCGAGCTTCTTCGGCCGACACAGGGACACCCTCAGTGCGCTGACAGCCAGTCTTCGTGGCGATCTTGCTGCCGTGGCCGGATCGGCGGACTCCGCCGCTCGAATGTCTGCGGAGGTACACGACGCCGTGATCACCATCGACCTCATCTCACGTAATCGTCATGAAGCCGCTTTCGAGCGTGTACGACACAGCGAGTCGTCGGTAGCGGTGTGGCTACGCGATCCGTACGGGCCGTTGAGAATGATCGATTTCGTCGAATGCTGTGTGCGGCTGGGTCGCCCCGGCGACGGTCGGACATACCTCGACAGGGTGCACCGGTCTAGACCCGACTTCTGGTCGACGCGCCACGCGGCGCTCATGACGGCGGCGGAAGCCATTCTGGCCGAGAACTGCAACGACGCGATGTTCGAGCTCGCGCTCGGCGACATCCGGAAGTCGGGGTGGTCGTTCGATCTGCCCCGGGTAACCCTCGCCTATGGGGAGTGGCTTCGTCGCAACCACCGCATCCTCGACAGTCGTCGCCATTTGGTTCAGGCTGTTGCCCTCTTCGACGGGCTCGGCGCAGTGCACTGGGTACGTCGGGCGGAGGAGGAACTACGCGCAGCAGGATCTACACAGCGTGACTCGGCAACCGGCTTTCCTTTCGCCGAACTGACCGGACAAGAACATCGGATTGCGTCCATGGCTGCGTCCGGGTTGACGAACAAGGAAATTGGGCGGGAGTTGTACTTGTCTGCTCGTACCGTCAGCGGGCATCTGTATCGGGTGTTTCCCAAATTGCAGATAACCAAGCGGTCGGCCCTCCGGGACGCTCTGGTTCGCTACGACGAAGAACGCGCACCGCGGACAACGGCGATGGCGGGGTGA
- a CDS encoding UBP-type zinc finger domain-containing protein, with translation MHDFIDPTVPPSVAGCVECNRTGSWWVHLRRCAKCGHVGCCDDSLHRHASAHARATGHRVIQSFEPGEGWFWDYGTRQFLATEAALEPPRSHPVDQSVPGPADRLPKKLGAFARLTL, from the coding sequence ATGCACGACTTCATCGATCCGACAGTTCCGCCCAGTGTTGCCGGCTGTGTCGAATGCAACCGGACCGGCAGTTGGTGGGTGCACCTGCGCCGGTGTGCCAAATGCGGTCATGTCGGATGCTGCGATGACTCGCTGCACCGCCACGCCAGCGCCCATGCCAGAGCAACCGGACACCGCGTCATCCAAAGCTTCGAACCCGGCGAAGGATGGTTCTGGGACTACGGAACACGCCAATTCCTCGCCACAGAAGCAGCACTCGAACCACCCCGGAGTCATCCGGTAGATCAATCGGTCCCAGGCCCCGCCGACCGGCTACCAAAAAAGCTGGGCGCATTTGCTCGGCTGACGTTGTAG